The DNA sequence GCCGCACAGCCGCCGATACGCCAGCTCGCGTCATCCAAGGCCTGCGGTATCGCGACTACAGGGTCCCCCGTTAATATACCGATACCATGGGCCTGAGTTAAAGCATCATTGATAGCAGGGGTACTGCCATTGACCGCTACTGCATTTCCTCCAGACTTTGTTAGCTGATGCAAGTTCTTAGCCGCTTGTTTCGAAAGATACTTGACGAGTCGGGTTTCATCAATATTGTTACTATCATCGTCATCTAGAACGGATAGCGGAGAAACATTAACTGCTATGCACTCTTCACGAATAAGAGTGCTTGCCTTTCGCCGAATAGCAGTAACAATGTCCGATGACTCCTCTTTACCAGCATGCATATGCTCGTTACGTAAATTCAAAGCCGCAGAAGCTTTATACGTCTGAAAGGAACCTAAACAGTCTTGAAAGTTGCCGTAGTAACGTGGACCGAGATTGTAAAACACGGCAATCATGTCGTCACTATATGCTTCTTCAAGTAGAATTGCATTAGCTAGGGACCATCGAGAGGTAGAGATCCCCTTGCCAAGCCTCATTGCCAGATCTTGCGGAGTCCCGAAAAACGATTGAACTCTAGGCGGCCTATTAGGAGCGCTGGGAACCGGCATGCATGGATAATCAATCCGCAATTGTTCAACAAATTCGCCATCTATGAAGAGAGACGCCCGAGAATATGACGGTGGTCTGGGTTTTTTATGAACCACACAGATATGGTACCACCGTTTAGGCTCGAAGGCTATAGACTTGAATCGAACGCTAGGACGAGATCCCCTGATCGAGGTCTGCAATATAAAGTTGCGAGTATCCTTCTCAAGATACGCGAGCAAGAAGCAAGTTTGGCTAGCATCAAAGGCTCCAAAAATCGTCGTGTGAGTATTCTTGTCAAACTGGTCAAAGCGTGCCCAGACTGCTAACGTataaccagaagaagttgcaGGTGGGAATGAGCGACCCATAGTTGATAACTCTAAAGAGCAATATCCATGCAATGATAAATCGAACTGTATCGAGGGAGGTTCCTTAGAACACTTcaaaacatcaacaaggaaCTGAAGAACCTTCGGACAATCATGGGCTTGTCGGTATAAAGCAGCCACATTATTCAAGTTACTTATCCCCAGAGTACAAAGCATTTTTGCCAATTCTTGATAGAGTTGTCTCTCGGGTGCCGGGCGCTCCTCATTGAACAAAAGCGGCAGAATCAGTGTTATAATGCCAGTGGAGTGCAACACCGTGATATTCCTCTGGGATTGTGCGGCGAGTTGGACTAGACATGCCGGCACGGCTAGTCTCTGGACTCTGTGCTCGTATATGGAGGCAGACGACTGGGTAAGCCATACTCGGACAAACGGGCCCAGGAGCTCTGGCACTTCGACTGTTTCTGATTTTCCTACGCATCGGTCCACTTCTTCTCTAATGCCATCCAAAGATAGCTCCTCGGCAGTTTGGAATTTAGTACTCAGAGTTGTGAATATACTGGCAACTGTCTCCTGGCAAAGGGCCGCTGCTAAGATCGCACCGTAAAATTGCTCCGTATCACCTTGGATGGAATCTACTTTCCTAGCCAGATTCGTgaaagcttcttccaatGTCACTTCTCCTCCCCCGGCGATCCGGTTCGCGAAATACCGTTTGTTCCCGACATGATCCCTCAAGCTCTCAGCCAGGACTGCCAATGCATCTTTGTACACGGACAGCAGATCCTTCCTCTCATCCTTGGATGACCCATGCGAATCATAACATTGTGAGACCTTCCGAAGAAGGTCTAACAGGGTCTGAAAACCATGTAGGTGTCGGAAGGCCTCCTTCGCCTCTATTGGATGCTCGTTATCGATGAATGTGTGACGAAGGCGAAGCAGACATTCGGTTGCAGTGGAGGCGACCTGGGACGTTACTATATCCTCCCCGCAGATAACTTTCAACTTGTCAAGGACAGGACTTAATTCGGGGGCAGCCGGCCGTTGGGTTGCTGAGGACGGGGACCGCGAGAGGGCGGAAGTGGACCGGCTCATTGCGCCGCTGAAGCTTATCCCCGACTACCTATTCGATGGCCAGAGACCATCAGACACCATGAGCCAGCACTTAGTGTAAGGATGAAGGCGGTCTGCATTGGTATGCGTTATGGTAGCTAGTCGTGAATGTAATCCACACAGTTTTCCAACATGGCACAGCCGTagtgggagggaggggaacGGAAGGGAGAGCTGACGAGTCAGACGATCAACAATTGCACTACTCTAGGAATAAGGACAAGGCCGATTGTGTCGAATTCAGCATCCGGGATGAGGGTTATCCTGGTCAAGGTCGGAGTTGTGAGTCGAGAGCAATAATTCCCTCTACACCCTCAGGATGGTTCCTGAATGTGATAGACGGTCTTATGCCAACGTCACTGGAGAGGCAGTGCCGTTAAGCGGGGGCACATCGGAGCATGGGTGCATTTTCCAGCTCTCAGACCTAGGGATTATCAGGTGACAAAAGCCTCCGACCGTCGGCGGTCCTTCATTGGTGGAGAGATAAGTATCGATAAGAGAGGTATGTCTTATCTCCCGCAAAGCCCGACCGCCTGTATTACCTGTATTGTACTGGGCGGTAATGCGTCTATGGTCTGCCACGGTTTCCGTACGATCGGCTTCTTGTCAAAAGTCAGGCGAACAACGGAAGATGGGCGTGCTCCCATGGCACGCGACTCGGGTTGCCCGGGAAGGTGGTTGGCGGTGGCGACCAGTCGTTAACGCCATTTACCTAACATGCCAACTCTTTTCGTCTCAGGAACCTAATAAGCAGTACCACTTTGAGGAGTCGGTTAGGTACTGTACCTGCAGTACCTTGATGGCAACAGGATTTTAGGACTTATTTCAAAAAGTACCGTAGGATATTACTGCCTATCGTTGGAGGATCACTTTCGGCTTTTGTTGAGAGGGATATCTCACCCTGATAGGGacatatatgtatgttgAGTCCGTATAATGTACTACAACGGCGGTTAAACCGAACGAATCAACTAGGCAGTTACTCCAGAATGGGTACCTTGTCCATCGTTGACTCACCACTCGAGCTATCCTTGGAAGAGCTCTCAAACATACTTGCAGAATACAGGGTGCAGACTCCACTCATTCGCCTCATTTTTCGACACCATTGTGCCTTCGTCCCCCGATGGCGTCCACCCATGGAACCTGAGCGTTAATTCCTGGGTGGACTAATCACTCCGAAAGGTCCCTTTTTGGGGATCCATTACCCTCTTACCGCCATACCCCAGGTCTTGCGACCGCGCTAATCGGGAGCGATCGACGCGCGGCACCTCCTCAGTAAAGCTGTGTCATCATTGTAAATTACCGTATCCCGGTTGCATCATCCTCCGCTGCCCTTGCCTGCTTGGGGGATCGACCTATTAAGCCCAGCTATCTTACACCTGctcccatcctcctcttctccaactcctcatccatccttcctcctccttcttccttttaACCCCCCCAACTCAGCATCGTTCCATCCtcccatctttcctttctttttaccTTAAATCTCCATCTGTATTCTTTCCTCTTAGAactctcctttcccccttctgTACCTTGTGTTAGACGTCACTCTTGTTGCCCATCATGAGAGGCATCCTCGGCCTTTCCCTGCTGCCACTACTAGCAGCGGCCTCCCCCGTTGCTGTTGACTCCATCCACAACGGAGCGGCTCCCATTCTTTCGGCCTCAAATGCCAAAGAGGTTCCAGACTCTTACATTGTCGTCTTCAAGAAGCATGTTTCCGCTGAAACGGCTGCTGCTCATCACACCTGGGTGCAGGACATCCACGATTCGATGACTGGACGCATCGACCTGAAGAAGCGCTCTCTTTTTGGTTTCAGTGATGACCTTTACCTCGGTCTCAAGAACACCTTCGATATCGCCGGGTCCCTAGCGGGCTACTCCGGACATTTCCATGAGGATGTGATCGAGCAGGTCCGGAGACATCCTGATGTAGGTTCCCCCCTCGGCCCACCCGTTTTTGAAGAGCCCTTGGTCTAACTTGATTTTCAAGGTTGAATACATCGAGAAAGACACCGAAGTCCACACCATGGAGGAGACAACCGAGAAGAATGCTCCCTGGGGCTTGGCTCGTATCTCTCACCGTGACAGCCTCTCGTTCGGTACCTTTAACAAGTACCTGTATGCTTCGGAAGGCGGTGAGGGTGTCGATGCTTATACTATTGACACTGGTATCAACATTGAGCATGTCGATTTCGAGGATCGAGCACACTGGGGAAAGACCATCCCTAgcaatgatgaggatgcgGATGGCAACGGACACGGAACTCACTGCTCCGGAACCATTGCTGGTAAGAAGTACGGTGttgccaagaaggccaacaTCTATGCCGTCAAGGTCTTGAGGTCCAGCGGTTCTGGCACTATGTCCGATGTCGTTCTGGGTGTCGAGTGGGCCGTCCAGTCCCACCTCAAGAAGGCTAAGGACGCCAAagatggcaaggtcaaggGTTTCAAGGGCAGCGTTGCCAACATGAGTCTTGGTGGTGGCAAGTCCAGGACCCTTGAGGCTGCTGTCaatgctggtgttgaggctgGTCTTCACTTCGCCGTTGCTGCTGGTAACGACAATGCCGATGCCTGCAACTACTCCCCTGCTGCCGCTGAGAATGCCATCACTGTCGGTGCCTCGACCCTTCAGGATGAGCGTGCTTACTTCTCCAACTACGGAAAGTGCACTGACATCTTTGCCCCGGGTCTCAACATTCTTTCCACCTGGACTGGCAGCAAGCACGCTGTCAACACCATCTCTGGAACCTCTATGGCTTCTCCTCACATTGCTGGTCTGCTGGCCTACTTCGTTTCTCTGCAGCCTGCTCAGGACTCTGCTTTCGCTGTCGATGAGCTTACTCCTGCCAAGCTcaagaaggatatcatctccatcgccaCCCAGGGTGCCCTTACTGATATCCCATCTGACACCCCCAACGTAAGTTATATTATCCATTTTGGTATAATGAAACAGAAAGTGGCTAACTGTTTTATTCTAGCTTCTCGCCTGGAACGGCGGTGGTGCCGACAACTACACCCAGATTGTCGCCAAGGGTGGATACAAGGCCGGCAGTGACAACCTTAAGGACCGCTTTGACGGACTAGTCAACAAGGCCGAGAAGTTGCTCgctgaggagcttggagCTATTTACAGTGAGATCCAGggtgctgttgttgcataGATGCAAGACAAGACTTGATTTAGAGTGACGTAACTAGTTTCGTTTATGGCAGGGTATGGGAATTGGCTAACCGAACACTGGCGCTGGTATTTGtttttgctgctgctttttGGTAACACGGAGAAGCCGATGCATTGACTGCATTGGGTACATTATCCTGACATGGTTTACCTGGTCtttcattattattatagCATACATGTCCACAACAATCTTTGACATCCTATCTAGAGATACATGTGCTTGCTTTTAACAGACTGCCAAATCAATTATGCGACTGTTCTGCACAGATAATCGTGGCTTGGTTTGAAGGCTGCCATAAAGTCTAACGCTGGCTACCAATTAGGTAGGAGTGTCCCCTTCCTGCCAGGTTGCTCCAGTCGTAGAAGTAGACTGATATATTGAAGATTGCCCATATACCATGGACGCTCGTCTTATTCTACATCATATATGTCACTCCTAGTGACCATATAGACATGCTAACCATTGCACAACCCCCCACAGGTTCAATCCAACCCATGACCccctctcatcttctgttGTATTTTCAGGTTCTAGATTTGCATACATACTACCCATCATCGGAAGACGGGTGAGGAGGCAGATGACCCGAcattatatttattaattgCTTAGGATGTTTCAACAACATTAAAAGTATATCAATAAGCTTTTCCAGTTTATATTTACTACCTAAGATTACGGCATATAGTGTATTCTGTGTGCGTAAGAGGTCGCCCTTAAATGGAAACAGTTCGCGgttggagatatatatttgtagTGTTCAGGCGGAAcgagtaaaaaaaaaaaaaaatgagaagcTGGTGATATTAACTCCGATGTTTATCTTACATATACCAATGGATGTAGTCTCATTATAACGCTTTCTCTGTAGTTTGGTTGTCATAGAACTGAATGACAGGTAagtgtgtatgtatgtacagtacgCACGGGGGGCCATGTGGTCAACCACACCCAATGGGCGGTCTTGTCACTTTCCGGACTGGAAATGAAACGTTCCATGGAAGAAATCTGGATGATTACCTTGAGTACGAGAGAACTATGGTTGCCGGTAATGGGTGATTGCCACAATCATCAGTTCGGTTGAGGCGTTCAACATCTACGGTACGTTCAGTCACATGAATCTGGGAATTCGGGCCTGGTATGCTGGTTTTCGCAAGAGATCCACCCGGCGTGTGCCAGGTATGCTACATTTTCTCAGTCGACTGGCTcggtcttcttttcctctttcagaGGTGGCTTCGTACTATTCCTGGGCTTTGATTCCCCCTGACTTGCTCCACGGGGCTAAACTACATGGGGATTCTGTGACAACTGGGTACCTTACaaactacggagtacttctTATGAATAGATCCTTTGAATGGGATGCTATGGGAGATATGTCCAGAAATGCTAGAGCTCAGCCGTCCCTGCGCCCGCGCTATGCCACAAATTAACGCCTGCGAAGTCCTACGCCAAAATTccaaaataaagaaaaagaaagatcgatgaagaaaagagagaggtgAACGTGTCTCTCTCACACACGAGACCCAGTGTCACGACcgctccttctcctcctcctcctcttcttcatcactgCCAGTATCTTGGTCGTCAAAGTCCATGTCTTCGTCCGAGTCGCTTCCTCCGAACACGTCATCGTCTGCATCGCTTTCCGCCCAGAAATCCGAATCGTCCTTCTCCACGGGCTTCACTGTTGCTGGTTGGTGGGTCGGCATGACGAAGCCTTCGGGGATGTCTTGCTTCGAAATCTCAACGTCCTTCCGGACGCGCGACTTGTATTCCTCGGGTTCCTTCCGCAGCGTCACGCCAGCGTCGACGTTGGCGGGGGACGACACTTCCGCGTCGTCTAGTAACGAGAGGATGGAGATCAAGACAGATTCGACGCGTTGAGCAGGCGACCATCGTTCCGAGGCCAGCTCGCCCGACAtttcatcttcgcctggtGCGTGGAGAATCGAGATGCAGAGTTTCCCGTCGGGATAGATATTGGGGTGGTACAGCGGGCGTCGAAAAGCGAACTCTATGGTTGAAAATTCCGAGTCAGTCGCTGTTACGAATTCCGAGCCGTGGGTTGACGGTGCTGCTTACCTGGGGGCGAAAAAGGGTAGTTTTTGGGAAATTTCATGGACGCCTTGAAATAACCGCCGTAGTACAAGGAGTCGGGGTTGAGGACGATTAATCCGATAGTCCACCTGAAAATGTCCTCGTTATCAAGCTGGCGGACAGAAGACCGTTAGCTAAGCCCAGTCACACGGGGTGTAGGACCCTGGGAAGGCTTACTTCGATATTGACCCAAGGCTCCTTGGCGAGGGTCTTGTATTCGTTCATCAAGATACGTTCGGCCATAGTGACAGTGAGAGAGGAGACGAAAGAAGGATAGACTGGCGGCGGTTAGGGAGTAGCGGTGGAACTATTCTTGGGGGTTGGAAACACCAGATAACGTAGAGGCGTAGGGGATCCCCTGTACAGGATGATGTTCTGTCAAAGGGCGGGACGATCGTCCTGTGAGGCGATAAGATTCCGCCCTTTTCAACGTCTGCACACTAGCCTGGGCGTGGCAATCCCCACGGAAAGTTCCGGGGTGGCGCTATGGAACAATTGGGACTTTGCTGTGGGTTCCTGTACCCGCTcaggggagggaaaaaacCGAAAGGAAAAAGTCAAATAACGGAGgagatttttctttggtgttaAGAGAGTGCCATTACTAACGACTGTGTTGTTACTTGTCGCTGGTGAGTTTCGAaccactttttctttctgttcaGCTGTGTTATTCTCCACTTTTGTCTCTCGGTAGTGTTTCTCCAAAAAACCGATGAATGAGAATATTAACACAAGGACTCTATCTAGTCTAGTTCTACTAAGTCGTAGGCCAGTCGCCTGCGTTCCTGGGGACCTGGATAGGTACCTCGACATCATCGCATGCCATTGGTGTACAGGATCAAATCAGCCGAGGAGCAAAGGTGGAGAGGGATTCCTCTCAAGTGGGGTTTTCACCTACGCCCGGTTCGCTTGAAGCCGACCTCGTCGCAGCTGTCCATACTCTAAGGGATCTAGTACGAGCAAAGTTATCCCGCTTATCTCGGAGATAGAGATACGAATTACCCAATTGGGGAGTCGGGGAAGAAGTTTTTGAGTCAGAGCTCTTTTACGACCTTCCTGCAGGTTACATTGCCATCAAGTGACTCACTGCCGTAATCTATCCCTGCCGACGCCTGGTTCGTTGCTGATGACACTGGAGAACGGAATGACGAATCTCATAGGTAGGACGGTACTCCATAAGTACTCAGAAAAATAGCCAGTAGCTTGGCATCTCTTCTGGAAAATGAACAAAGGTAACTCAAGATCCCTGGGACTGAAGGTTTGACATACATACAACGTCTTCACTATGCAAAGTAGTATGCAGTAAAAGCACAGACGTTAAATCACTAGTTCCGAGTTCCAACCCTAGTcgtacatatgtacatagtacatatCTAGGGTTTAGTTTAGAGATatggagggagaaaaaggaactaacataagaaaaataaatcaaggaaaaaaaaaagaatttcAAATAAACATACTAGACCACGCCAGAGATAGCTTGATATTTTCCTGAGTTATATATACCATGAATTGACCTTGAGTAGAGGAGATGCGGTGATATCATAGGCCAATGAGGGCTGTCATGGGAGCTGCAGCCATCAGATAATTATTTCGAGTCTCACACGAACTCTGCCGCCAATAGGCTGAGATTCCCTCCCCCCTTCCGTTGTCGTCAATTtctgtgaaagagaaaaaagtgACTCGAACGTGAGTACGTTGTAAATTAATAACCGTTGGTCTGGGTTCTGGATCCCTCGCACCAGGCGGTGGGGAACGAGTACTAGTAGCCTAGGGAATCCACcctgctttctctccctccccccgTCCCACTTCTTTCTAACTGctctcttggctttctctGCCCTTCCGTCATCCGTcgttttcccttcccttccgtcttttcttttccagatGAGCTTGGATTCACCTTGATCCATCTCTTCATTCCATTGTTACTGACAGAACTGCAAGGGCTTCTCGGTGCCCTCGCACTTCGTTATCACTTGTGAATTTCCCTTGTCTTTCGTTTGCTTTTCTCCGATTGCCATGCTAGGCTTGTCTTGCGACACAATCTCCGCAGACTGCCAATAACGCGAGTGGCTGTTGTATAGCTCTCGTCCTGTCGTCCTCCTCCCACGTGGGTCTCTGTCACCAGGACCTGAACGCGAGGCGGATGATCTATCAGATCTTCTATTATAGcaattattttctttcatccGCTTGTCAGAAATGACGCCGGAATGCCATGGCCCCATTTGGGCCATCGATGACGTTTCCCGTTGCTTTCAACGCAAGTATGATCGACACTCTTCCCAGTCCATCTCTTAAATGTGATCGAAGAGCCATATACTCACCATTGTCAATCGCAGTTATCTACAAGTCATTTTACCACTGACCGCATGTGGGCTCTCGCTTTTATTTATCGTACTTCGCGTCTCTTATTGCTACTTCGTCTCTCGAAAAGGTGTCTCGTACAAGATCCTCGTGGATGATGCTGCGGAAACTGGTGCCCAAGTGGCTGAGGggcatggagaagaaacggaTCGGATGTTGTCCAAGGCCGCGGAAGAGGAATTGTTACAATTTGAAGTCGATCGCCCTCGAGGCGAAGTCGCTCTGATAACGCTCGAAGTAGTGGCGCTTCTGGGAGAAGTGGCCGTCTTCATCGCGGTTCTGTGGACAAATACCTGGGGCAACAGCGGTAAACTCTCTGCGGTGGCGAAGCTAGTTTCGTGGAGTTATATCCTGTTTTTGGCATTGATTCGCTTGCTTCTCTCTACTCTGGACTTGCATCTGCTTCCTAGGATTTGGAATCACACCGCTTGCCTGTACGGGCTCCAGTGGTTGTTCAATATTCTTGTGTTCCGGTCTGCCGTCATTCATCCCGTCTCAAGGCGTGCTACAATCTTCAGCGCGGTGGAGTTTTCTCTATCtactcttctccttctcattgcAGTGACTACGCGCAGAGGAAATAAGGCCGTATTAGTTCCACACGAGGATGGTATCCAGCCAGCGAGACATCCAACTGCCAGCTTGTTCTCCTTAGCAACCTTTTCCTGGCTAGATCCCCTTATCCTAAAGGGCTATAGACAAGCTCTGGAACTCGACGACGTTTGGAATTTGACCTCATCCCAAAAAGCAGCAACCGTGCTGGAAGACTTTCGCCGGAGGCAGTATAAGGGCGCATTAGTTTGGAGACTTGGTCGCTATTTTTGGCCTACGCTCTTGTGGCAAGGTTCATGGACGATCTTCTCATGCCTTTTTACGTACTTACCTACCATTCTGCTCAAGGCAATCTTGGAATATGTGGAAGATCCGAGGTCAACCACTGCGAATGCCGCTTGGCTGTTTGCCATTCTGTTGTTCTGCTCGGGAGCTATTCAGGGTGTTGCGGATGGACAAGCTCTCTGGATAGGGCGCAAGCTGGGCGTGAAACTTCGCGCCATTATCATCGGCGAGATTTACGCCAAAGCTCTGAGGCGCAAAGCGGGAGCCTCTGGCGATGcgggcaagaaaaagcccGAAGAAACTACCCCTATCagtaagaagaagagagtcTTCACCTTCGGtcgaaagaaaaagaaggccaCAACGACAGATCCCGAGGCAGATGGCCAGAATGCAAAGgaatctggagaagatgacgatgctcACTCGGCCAATACAGGTAACATCATCAACTTGATGGCGATTGACTCCTTCAAGGTCAGCGAGGTGGGTGCCTACCTTCATTTTCTGTGGGCTAGTGTGCCGGTGCAGATCACTATCGCCGTCACGCTTCTGTACCGGCTTCTTGGGTTCAGCTCATTCGCTGGCATTGTCATAATGGTTTTCATGTTGCCGGTGAACCTGTTCATCGCAAAGCAATTTACAAAGGTCCAAAACCAGATCTTGACTTCAACCGACGCTCGCATACACGCCACCAATGAGATACTGCAGAACATCAGGATCATCAAGTATTTCGCATGGGAGCAGCGCTTTGAAGATACCGTCAACGAGAAACGCAAGGCGGAACTCAAAGCATTACGCTACCGCTACATTATCTGGTCCACGGCAGCAACCGTCTGGTACGGAACACCACTTATTATCACTTTCGCTTCGTTTTTCCTGTACACCgttgtggaggagaagaagctgacaCCGTCGGTTGCCTTCCCGGCCCTGTCGATGTTTTCGTTGCTTCGTATTCCGTTGGATCAGCTGGCCGATATGGTGGCTCACGTACAAGAATCAAAAGTCTCTCTGGACCGTGTGGATAAATTCCTCAACGAGGAGGAAACCCAGAAATACAATCAGTTGGAAGATAGCAACTCTGCTGGACAGCCACCTAAGATTGCGCTGGAGAATGCCACGCTTACCTGGGGAAGCTCCAAGGGCCAATATAAAGATGACCCGCAGAGTGATACTACGGACGCATTTCGCTTGATTAATATCGATGTATCATTCCGGACTGGCAAATTAAATATCATTACTGGAGCCACAGGCTCTGGCAAGACATCTCTCCTGATGGCACTCCTGGGAGAAATGAAACTCCTGGAAGGTAGCGTTCATTTACCCGGTGGAACCTCTAGCCGGACAGAACTTCCGGTCGACCCACAGACGGGTCTTATGGAGAGCGTGGCGTACTGTGCGCAGGAAGCGTGGCTAGTCAATGATACCGTCAAGGGAAATATTGTTTTTGCCTCACCTTGGGATCAACGTCGCTACAATGCTGTGGTAAAGGCCTGCGCTCTGGAACGAGACTTTAGTATCCTCGATGCCGGTGATCAGACTATCGTAGGTGAGAAGGGTATCAGTCTTTCAGGAGGACAAAAGCAGAGGATATCCCTCGCCCGTGCCATCTACAGCAAGGCGCGCCACCTCCTGTTGGACGACTGTCTGAGTGCCGTAGACTCCCACACTGCCAAGCACATTTTCCGAGAGGCTCTTCTAGGACCGTTGATGTTTGACCGAACCTGCGTGCTTGTTACCCACAACATTGCTCTTACTGTCCCGCAAGCGGAGCATGTCATCGTCCTGGACAACGGTAAGGTGGTCGCCCAGGGACGTCCGGACAAGGTGGCAGCGTCCGGAGTGCTGGGCGACGAACTTCTCAAGTCGCGACCCACATCTAGGTCTAGCTCTCAACGTCCCTCTCGAATGCCGACCGATCTCGGAGACCGTCATGAGGACGAGTCGCATGCCACCAACGGTGGAATTACCAATGGCTCAGCCGGAAAAGGTCAAAAACAAGAGGAGGCACGACCTAAGTTGGTGGAAGGAAAGGCTACTGGTAGTATCAAGTGGTCAACCATCAAAATGTACCTTCTCTCTATGGGCTCATGGTACTACTGGACGGGCGCTTTGTGCGTTTTCTGCTTACAGCAACTGGGATCTGTATCTACGAATGTTTGGATCAGACAGTGGGCCAACTCCTATCAGACTGAGCATGTCGGAACAGATGATGTTGGAGACTACGCTGCCATAACGAGTTTCAAGATCCCGTCATTCAATGCTGGGGGTGTCCCACGAACCTCCACACAGAGTGCCCCCCACTTTGGTACACGGGTAGCCACGGGGACCTACGGCGATGTTAATGTTGCCTACTATCTCGGTGTATATGCGATTCTTGGATTGCTTTACATCatgatttccttggtcaGAGAGGGTGTTCTGTTCTGGGGCTCGCTGCATGCATCCAATAAGATCCACAAGCGTCTTTTGAATGCCGTGATGCATGCTAAGTTCAAGTTTTTCGACTCAACACCTCTCGGTCAATTGATGA is a window from the Aspergillus oryzae RIB40 DNA, chromosome 6 genome containing:
- a CDS encoding S8 family peptidase (subtilisin-related protease/Vacuolar protease B), yielding MRGILGLSLLPLLAAASPVAVDSIHNGAAPILSASNAKEVPDSYIVVFKKHVSAETAAAHHTWVQDIHDSMTGRIDLKKRSLFGFSDDLYLGLKNTFDIAGSLAGYSGHFHEDVIEQVRRHPDVEYIEKDTEVHTMEETTEKNAPWGLARISHRDSLSFGTFNKYLYASEGGEGVDAYTIDTGINIEHVDFEDRAHWGKTIPSNDEDADGNGHGTHCSGTIAGKKYGVAKKANIYAVKVLRSSGSGTMSDVVLGVEWAVQSHLKKAKDAKDGKVKGFKGSVANMSLGGGKSRTLEAAVNAGVEAGLHFAVAAGNDNADACNYSPAAAENAITVGASTLQDERAYFSNYGKCTDIFAPGLNILSTWTGSKHAVNTISGTSMASPHIAGLLAYFVSLQPAQDSAFAVDELTPAKLKKDIISIATQGALTDIPSDTPNLLAWNGGGADNYTQIVAKGGYKAGSDNLKDRFDGLVNKAEKLLAEELGAIYSEIQGAVVA
- a CDS encoding putative ubiquitin conjugating enzyme (UbcC) (ubiquitin-protein ligase), which gives rise to MAERILMNEYKTLAKEPWVNIELDNEDIFRWTIGLIVLNPDSLYYGGYFKASMKFPKNYPFSPPEFAFRRPLYHPNIYPDGKLCISILHAPGEDEMSGELASERWSPAQRVESVLISILSLLDDAEVSSPANVDAGVTLRKEPEEYKSRVRKDVEISKQDIPEGFVMPTHQPATVKPVEKDDSDFWAESDADDDVFGGSDSDEDMDFDDQDTGSDEEEEEEEKERS